In Pseudomonadota bacterium, one genomic interval encodes:
- a CDS encoding GxxExxY protein, whose protein sequence is MGISVEAQVPVKVYYKGNIIGDYIADILIEEKVIIELKTVEKIDKIHEAQFINYLKATVTSRTTCQLQASES, encoded by the coding sequence TTGGGTATTTCTGTTGAAGCTCAGGTTCCTGTTAAGGTCTACTACAAAGGCAATATAATCGGTGATTACATAGCAGATATCCTTATCGAAGAGAAAGTGATCATTGAACTTAAAACAGTAGAAAAAATTGATAAAATCCATGAAGCTCAGTTCATAAATTATTTAAAAGCAACAGTTACCAGTAGGACTACTTGTCAACTTCAAGCATCCGAAAGCTGA
- a CDS encoding polysaccharide biosynthesis protein, whose amino-acid sequence MKENQRGLPRFIEVPSALVGLIALSPLLCFGALLVALSSPGPILFRQVRIGLHGRKFMLYKFRTMKVAESTLQITAKDDDRITRLGRFLRKTKIDEFPGLWNIVKGDMSVVGPRPEVENYVDLNDQIWRQILAVRPGITFPITLFLRDEEELLAQVKGDREEFYLKTLLPLKLQCYVEYIRSRSAWSDTKVILQTILAVIFPHRSFDLLQHTKFGENKILFRKDKKGGNALSIPSTIKRPIFWVMVGADTLLSIGAYYIAYCIRFEGFPPAEYFYVFAVTVVWIVLIKLIFLLYFKLYSGMWRYTGVHDLLNLLRALSISSGVILLGMLSLYRFGRFSRAVFLIDFLLSIIFLGGYRLGMRLMIPHLADKELRNEPEMQKSPQKRLVIIGAGNAGEKLLREINENPRLNYEVVGFVDDNVSKIMLTIHGVPVLGSLKMLPSVVRDFRIDEIIIAVPSASAREMRKMVSFSKITNMPFKTIPGIGEFIEGKVSASGIRDVRYEDLLGREQVEIDANEIGQYLTGKKVVVTGAAGSIGSELCRQIVAFKPSSLILVDRNESGLYELEMEFKANFPKLNILPVLTAIQNKPVMQKTFDQHQVQVVFHAAAYKHIPMMEEHPWEAVFNNIIGTQVLLELCIENNVERCVVVSTDKAVRPSNVVGATKRLTELLTQAYAKKNHSRFIVVRFGNVIGSAGSVVPLFRKQIAQGGPVTVTHKDATRYFMTIHEACRLILQTGAIGHGGEIFVLKMGIPVRIDDLARDMITLSGFKPDEDIYIEYTGLRPGEKFHEESRADGEDVVPTHHEKIMVLSSEKEVSIGKLTRDIDVLVQLAVRCDGPTIKKQLGQMIEEYNREVTKSTIVPSPSDEMKIRDDQMAASDRHSARILVIDDEREIADMLATYLDAAGYSTCTAYSGTEGLSAIVNERFDVVITDLMLSDMRGTQILEAVKKQNRKTGVIIMTGYTTIESNAEAIQKGAQDFISKPLSFAELETIIERTLREAERVYE is encoded by the coding sequence ATGAAAGAAAATCAAAGAGGCCTGCCACGATTCATTGAGGTGCCATCTGCGCTCGTTGGTCTTATCGCACTGTCTCCTCTTTTATGTTTTGGCGCTCTACTGGTTGCCTTATCTTCACCTGGCCCGATCCTCTTTCGACAGGTAAGGATTGGTCTTCATGGCAGAAAGTTCATGCTGTACAAGTTTCGAACCATGAAAGTAGCCGAATCTACATTGCAGATAACGGCGAAGGATGATGACAGGATCACCCGGCTTGGACGATTCCTCAGAAAGACAAAGATTGATGAGTTTCCCGGACTGTGGAATATCGTAAAAGGTGATATGTCTGTAGTCGGGCCTAGGCCGGAAGTCGAAAACTATGTGGATCTTAATGACCAGATCTGGAGGCAAATCCTTGCTGTTCGCCCTGGAATCACCTTTCCTATCACTCTGTTCCTGAGAGATGAGGAAGAACTGCTTGCGCAGGTGAAAGGCGACAGAGAGGAATTTTACCTGAAAACCCTGCTGCCTCTCAAGTTACAATGCTATGTGGAATATATCAGGAGTAGAAGCGCCTGGAGCGATACCAAGGTCATTCTACAAACCATTCTTGCCGTTATCTTCCCCCATAGATCCTTCGATTTGCTGCAACACACAAAATTTGGAGAAAACAAAATACTTTTCCGAAAAGACAAAAAAGGGGGAAACGCATTATCCATACCCTCCACAATCAAACGGCCTATTTTTTGGGTGATGGTAGGGGCTGATACGTTATTGAGTATCGGGGCTTACTATATCGCTTATTGTATTCGTTTTGAAGGGTTTCCTCCCGCAGAGTATTTCTATGTGTTTGCGGTAACCGTTGTCTGGATAGTGCTGATCAAACTTATCTTTTTGCTTTACTTCAAGCTATATAGTGGCATGTGGAGGTACACAGGCGTACATGATCTGCTCAACCTTCTCAGGGCGCTAAGTATTAGTTCCGGTGTTATTTTGCTCGGTATGCTTTCGTTGTATAGGTTCGGCAGGTTTTCAAGAGCAGTTTTTCTGATCGATTTTCTTCTTAGCATAATTTTCCTTGGAGGCTACAGATTGGGAATGAGGCTCATGATCCCACACCTTGCGGATAAAGAGCTGAGAAATGAGCCCGAGATGCAAAAATCTCCGCAAAAAAGACTTGTTATTATCGGTGCGGGGAATGCCGGAGAAAAACTTCTCAGAGAGATCAATGAAAACCCGAGACTCAACTACGAAGTGGTGGGGTTCGTGGATGACAATGTATCAAAAATCATGCTAACTATCCACGGAGTACCGGTACTCGGGTCCCTTAAGATGCTCCCCTCTGTTGTAAGAGATTTTCGGATCGATGAGATTATTATTGCGGTGCCATCAGCTTCTGCCAGAGAGATGCGGAAAATGGTCAGCTTCAGTAAGATTACCAATATGCCCTTCAAAACCATCCCGGGAATCGGGGAGTTTATTGAGGGCAAGGTGAGCGCAAGCGGAATAAGAGATGTTCGATATGAGGATCTTCTCGGCAGAGAACAAGTGGAAATCGACGCAAACGAAATTGGGCAGTATTTGACCGGAAAGAAGGTTGTGGTAACGGGTGCCGCCGGTTCCATTGGATCTGAGCTATGCAGGCAGATCGTAGCGTTTAAACCCTCGTCTCTGATCCTTGTGGATCGAAATGAGTCAGGTCTTTATGAGTTGGAAATGGAATTCAAGGCTAACTTTCCAAAACTCAACATATTGCCGGTCCTCACTGCAATACAGAACAAACCTGTGATGCAAAAAACATTCGATCAGCACCAAGTCCAGGTAGTTTTCCACGCTGCAGCATACAAACATATACCCATGATGGAAGAACATCCCTGGGAAGCTGTCTTCAACAACATCATTGGAACACAGGTGTTATTAGAATTATGTATCGAGAACAACGTAGAGAGATGCGTCGTCGTCTCCACAGACAAGGCTGTGAGGCCATCGAATGTCGTGGGCGCGACAAAGAGACTTACCGAACTCCTCACTCAAGCATATGCGAAGAAAAACCATAGTAGATTCATTGTGGTGCGGTTTGGCAACGTGATAGGGAGCGCAGGTAGCGTTGTCCCCTTATTCAGGAAACAGATTGCTCAGGGGGGGCCGGTCACTGTCACTCATAAGGATGCGACTCGTTACTTCATGACGATCCATGAAGCATGCAGGCTTATCCTTCAGACAGGGGCTATCGGGCACGGAGGAGAAATATTCGTCCTCAAGATGGGCATTCCCGTTCGGATCGATGACCTTGCCAGAGACATGATTACTCTTTCCGGATTTAAGCCTGACGAGGATATCTACATCGAGTATACCGGGCTCAGGCCGGGTGAAAAATTTCATGAGGAGTCGAGAGCGGATGGTGAAGACGTTGTCCCGACGCATCACGAGAAAATTATGGTCCTTTCATCAGAAAAAGAAGTTAGCATCGGAAAATTGACCAGGGACATTGATGTACTTGTGCAACTTGCTGTTAGATGTGATGGACCTACTATAAAGAAGCAATTGGGTCAAATGATCGAAGAGTACAACCGTGAAGTTACGAAAAGCACTATTGTCCCTTCACCGAGTGATGAGATGAAAATCAGGGATGACCAGATGGCCGCATCTGACAGACACAGCGCACGTATACTCGTGATAGACGACGAAAGAGAAATTGCCGACATGCTCGCCACATACCTTGATGCGGCTGGATACTCCACATGCACTGCATACAGTGGTACGGAAGGGCTTAGCGCAATAGTGAATGAACGGTTTGATGTCGTCATTACCGATCTCATGCTGTCTGATATGAGAGGCACGCAAATATTGGAAGCTGTAAAAAAGCAAAATAGAAAGACGGGCGTCATTATCATGACGGGATATACGACGATTGAATCAAATGCTGAAGCCATTCAAAAAGGCGCTCAAGATTTCATTTCCAAACCTTTAAGCTTTGCCGAGCTGGAAACCATCATCGAAAGGACCCTTAGGGAGGCAGAGAGGGTTTATGAATAG
- a CDS encoding DegT/DnrJ/EryC1/StrS family aminotransferase, which yields MVSCNVPFYRPEISDLEIQEVVSTLKSGWLTTGPRVQQLEKDFAKMVRATHTVALNSCTAALHLAVEALGLKRGQAVLVPTMTFAATAEVVRYQDAFPILVDCDSATLNIDLEDAERKLFASSELVDKRFTEGLKVVGIMPVHVGGFMADVQSSKAFAAKHSLWIVEDAAHAFPSAWRRSETEVWQHCGEGTADVSCFSFYANKTITTGEGGMAVTDDEKLAERIRLLSLHGLSRNAWSRYSTGGCSWDYKITAPGYKYNMTDIAAAIGIHQLARAEEMHQLREKIAYRFLEAFASVDEIELPPCDVNRIHSWHLFPIKLRLERLKIDRNTFINHLNSRGIGCSVHWRPLHLHPYYQESFGWKPEDCPVATKVWERLISLPIFSDMREEEIDHVISVVSELCREHAKIM from the coding sequence ATGGTTAGTTGCAACGTGCCTTTTTATCGCCCGGAGATCTCTGATCTTGAGATACAGGAAGTTGTTTCTACACTCAAGTCAGGATGGTTGACCACAGGCCCGCGGGTTCAGCAGTTAGAGAAAGACTTTGCTAAAATGGTAAGGGCAACTCACACAGTGGCACTCAACTCGTGCACGGCTGCGCTCCATTTGGCCGTCGAAGCTCTTGGCCTTAAACGCGGCCAGGCTGTACTTGTGCCGACAATGACTTTTGCAGCAACAGCGGAAGTCGTTCGATATCAGGATGCCTTTCCGATCCTTGTTGATTGCGACAGCGCGACGCTCAACATAGACCTTGAGGATGCAGAGAGAAAGCTATTTGCAAGTTCAGAACTTGTGGACAAAAGATTTACCGAAGGCCTGAAAGTGGTGGGAATCATGCCGGTCCATGTGGGTGGGTTTATGGCAGATGTACAATCGTCAAAGGCTTTTGCTGCCAAACATTCTTTATGGATAGTTGAGGATGCTGCTCATGCGTTCCCCTCGGCCTGGAGGAGAAGCGAGACTGAAGTATGGCAGCACTGTGGAGAAGGTACTGCAGATGTTTCCTGCTTTTCCTTTTATGCAAACAAAACGATCACTACAGGGGAAGGGGGGATGGCTGTAACAGACGATGAAAAACTGGCTGAGCGGATCAGATTGCTCTCGCTGCATGGCCTGTCAAGGAATGCCTGGTCCCGCTATTCGACGGGAGGATGTTCGTGGGATTATAAAATAACAGCGCCAGGCTATAAATATAACATGACCGATATTGCTGCGGCTATCGGTATTCATCAACTCGCACGCGCAGAGGAGATGCACCAGCTCCGCGAAAAGATAGCATATCGATTCCTGGAAGCGTTTGCATCTGTGGATGAAATTGAGTTGCCCCCCTGTGATGTAAACAGGATTCACTCGTGGCATCTCTTTCCAATAAAGCTTCGTCTCGAAAGACTCAAGATTGATCGAAACACTTTCATCAACCACCTCAACAGCCGGGGTATCGGCTGTTCCGTTCACTGGAGACCGCTCCATCTCCATCCATACTATCAAGAAAGTTTCGGCTGGAAGCCGGAAGATTGTCCTGTGGCAACAAAAGTGTGGGAACGCCTCATCAGTTTACCCATTTTCTCTGATATGCGTGAAGAAGAAATTGACCATGTAATTTCCGTGGTTAGTGAATTATGCCGGGAACATGCAAAAATCATGTAA
- a CDS encoding four helix bundle protein — MGKEGFKELKVWEKAKDLAVDIYKLTMQGEISKDFGLRDQIRRSAVSIASNIAEGDERDTDKESVRFFYIAKGSLAELQTQMQIACEIGYCSISIYDGIDLKCIELGKMIGKLIKARQETRI; from the coding sequence ATGGGAAAAGAAGGGTTTAAGGAGTTGAAGGTTTGGGAAAAAGCTAAAGATTTAGCTGTGGATATCTATAAACTTACGATGCAGGGGGAAATAAGTAAAGATTTTGGCTTACGTGACCAGATTCGACGCAGTGCGGTAAGCATCGCAAGTAACATTGCTGAGGGTGATGAACGAGATACGGATAAGGAGTCTGTCAGATTCTTTTACATTGCTAAAGGATCTCTTGCAGAACTGCAGACACAAATGCAGATTGCCTGTGAAATAGGATATTGCAGTATAAGTATTTACGATGGAATCGATTTGAAATGCATAGAATTGGGTAAAATGATCGGTAAGCTAATAAAAGCCCGTCAAGAGACGAGGATATAA
- a CDS encoding DegT/DnrJ/EryC1/StrS family aminotransferase, which yields MKIPMLDLKLEYEYMKADIDAAIARCLEHQHWILGPEVKEFEDKVSDYLGVKYCIGTSSGTDALVLALRALAIKTKGQEYFDRSDLIITTPFTFTATGDAILRAGATPFFVDIDPITYNLDPNQIREYLTQNSKLKTQNSTHVVGVVPVHLYGQSCQVDKIMSIASEHSLFVVEDCAQAFGAARGGKRLGAIGDAGAFSFFPSKNLGGFGDAGMVSTNDDELADLIRMLIKHGGKDKYNVDHVGYNARMDTLQAAVLLAKLPYIDEFNSRRQRIASIYNEGLKDLPGLILPLALSHLPQAGVDSPIAHSPSPAFAHVYHQYTLRVLSGSSSLAPRPSPLANSFSSTNRDTLQRYLKDAGIDSMVYYPVPLHKMKVFGGRCMVYDELMEAEKGAQEVLSLPIEPLQSEDVILHIAETTKEFFI from the coding sequence ATGAAAATTCCCATGCTCGATCTTAAACTCGAATACGAATACATGAAAGCTGATATTGATGCTGCCATTGCCCGTTGCCTTGAGCATCAGCATTGGATTCTTGGTCCTGAAGTAAAGGAATTTGAAGACAAAGTTTCAGATTATCTTGGTGTTAAATACTGCATAGGTACTTCATCGGGCACCGACGCTCTTGTCCTTGCCCTCCGCGCTCTAGCAATTAAAACGAAAGGCCAGGAATATTTTGACCGCTCCGATTTGATCATCACCACTCCATTTACTTTTACTGCCACTGGCGATGCTATCCTCCGCGCTGGCGCCACCCCCTTTTTCGTCGACATCGACCCCATCACCTATAACCTCGATCCAAATCAAATTAGAGAGTATTTAACTCAAAACTCAAAACTCAAAACTCAAAACTCCACCCACGTAGTGGGTGTCGTGCCGGTTCATTTATATGGTCAATCTTGCCAGGTGGATAAAATCATGAGTATCGCCAGCGAGCATAGCCTATTTGTTGTTGAAGACTGTGCCCAGGCGTTTGGGGCTGCCCGGGGAGGCAAGAGGCTCGGGGCAATAGGCGATGCAGGCGCTTTCAGTTTTTTTCCAAGTAAGAACCTCGGTGGGTTCGGTGATGCAGGGATGGTATCAACCAATGATGATGAACTTGCCGATCTTATCCGTATGCTCATCAAACATGGTGGTAAAGACAAATATAATGTTGACCACGTCGGCTACAATGCTCGTATGGATACCCTACAAGCAGCGGTCCTCCTTGCAAAGCTCCCCTACATAGATGAATTCAACTCCCGCCGCCAACGTATTGCTTCTATATATAATGAAGGTCTAAAGGACCTTCCCGGTCTTATCTTGCCCTTAGCCCTTAGCCATTTGCCACAGGCCGGGGTTGATTCACCCATAGCCCATAGCCCATCACCTGCTTTCGCTCATGTTTATCACCAATACACGCTCCGCGTCCTCAGCGGTTCTTCATCTCTTGCCCCTCGCCCATCGCCCCTTGCCAATAGTTTTTCATCCACCAACAGGGACACGCTCCAGCGCTACCTGAAAGACGCTGGCATCGATAGCATGGTTTACTACCCTGTGCCTTTACATAAGATGAAGGTTTTTGGCGGAAGATGCATGGTTTATGACGAATTAATGGAAGCCGAAAAAGGAGCGCAGGAGGTCTTGAGTTTGCCTATTGAACCCTTACAAAGCGAAGATGTTATTCTCCATATAGCGGAGACCACTAAAGAGTTTTTCATATAA
- a CDS encoding aminotransferase class I/II-fold pyridoxal phosphate-dependent enzyme, with amino-acid sequence MHKDYKANIKHYLDPESSVFLFWKGRVALYAILRALGIKEGDEVILPALTCVVVPNAIMYIGAKPVYVDVDPRTYNMDPAKIEDKITKRTKVILAQNTFGLSSDLDEICGVARKHGLRVVEDCAHGFGGNYKGRPNGTIVDAAFFSTQWNKPFSTGIGGFAVTRNPELSLRLSELEKQAALPSFAETLMLKMQLIAKDYFLNQTTYWTAITTYRFLSRHNVVVGSSQGEELKSPRMPKGFLKGLSAIQAARGIKELKRFDSNLNHRKAIAQLYKNILGDLGIEVPFEPDYAEHIFTKFPLLVKDREKFLADAGKSKIEIGDWFLSPIHPVTDDVHRWHYHYGENPIAEKLSAHLVNLHTHTKIDKYYVEKIESFLRRNRNNIFESSEQCLNY; translated from the coding sequence ATGCACAAAGATTATAAAGCCAATATTAAACATTATCTCGACCCGGAAAGTAGTGTGTTCCTCTTCTGGAAAGGCCGCGTTGCCTTGTATGCCATATTGCGAGCTCTCGGGATCAAAGAGGGCGATGAGGTTATACTGCCCGCGTTGACCTGTGTGGTTGTGCCTAATGCAATTATGTATATCGGCGCAAAACCCGTATATGTTGATGTTGATCCACGAACCTACAATATGGACCCCGCCAAGATTGAGGACAAGATTACTAAAAGAACAAAGGTAATCCTGGCCCAGAATACCTTTGGGCTTTCTTCCGACTTGGATGAAATCTGCGGTGTTGCACGGAAACATGGGCTCCGTGTTGTTGAGGACTGTGCGCACGGCTTTGGTGGTAACTATAAAGGCCGGCCAAACGGAACGATTGTAGATGCGGCATTCTTTTCCACCCAGTGGAATAAGCCATTTTCCACTGGGATTGGCGGTTTCGCGGTGACAAGGAATCCAGAGCTTTCCCTGAGGTTGTCTGAGCTGGAAAAACAGGCCGCCCTCCCCTCTTTTGCCGAGACATTAATGTTGAAAATGCAACTTATTGCAAAGGACTATTTCCTCAACCAGACAACATACTGGACTGCCATAACTACATACCGGTTTTTAAGCCGGCATAACGTTGTAGTTGGGTCTTCGCAAGGCGAGGAACTGAAAAGCCCCCGAATGCCGAAGGGGTTTCTAAAAGGCCTGTCTGCCATCCAGGCTGCCCGGGGCATAAAAGAACTCAAACGTTTTGACTCGAATCTCAACCACAGAAAAGCGATTGCACAGTTGTATAAAAACATCCTCGGGGACCTGGGTATCGAAGTACCGTTTGAGCCTGATTATGCGGAGCATATCTTTACAAAGTTTCCCCTTTTGGTGAAAGATCGGGAGAAGTTTCTCGCAGACGCGGGAAAAAGCAAGATCGAGATTGGAGACTGGTTTCTATCTCCTATCCACCCGGTTACAGATGATGTCCATCGCTGGCATTATCATTATGGCGAAAACCCCATTGCGGAAAAACTCAGTGCGCATCTTGTAAACCTGCACACGCATACAAAGATAGACAAGTATTATGTGGAAAAAATTGAGAGCTTTTTAAGAAGAAATCGGAATAATATCTTTGAATCCAGCGAACAATGCCTGAATTATTAG
- a CDS encoding beta-galactosidase, which yields MFKLTGFIITAFFLVTIIAPVYAGAETITVGMYGVPSIKSVKPDTYQNQLKKAGVNAVFVPDDEETIRWFKEKGYKVFISMNVFGGTGPWKKYPDSRPVKENGELLEEGHGGYGGICPTHEAWRKESLDHIESVLRRFGGSDGVDGIWLDFIRYPGMWEVVNPDIPDTCYCKRCLSKFYEDRGQGVKGSRRGQGEGRNNLEFRIENLEFNKTKDSQSRITNYELPITNYQSPITHHPSPITNYEWMVWKKKQIASFVIEAKRIIERYSKDRPIKLGLFIVPWTKGERQNDISFKIAQDAFELSKHVDVISPMVYHKMCGQDESWVRRMTEYYKETVSCEVWPIVQSHDCEQGEFANVVRYAGGAGADGVLVLSFGGMKPDLWNGLKAFKKPKNLFPDISRKGDTTKHSSQFTVHSSQQGEGEEDVHSSQFTVHSPAPNHSITQSLNHSSSITQRPITQSLLLLKTFEHYYVRDEFTRKSIDAVEITADYGREGKWEVALPKCRPGQEYLFTGLFYRDTFENGVYAHVSIWEQKFHINEHLWAGTFQPIRVYVTCPDILKDSTFKFINNNPGTTFYMAKPKLSKTVHGSQFTVHSSSPIAYSPLPIADHLSPITQNPINSANSINSTNSTFFPIGVYGANLNNLEEIKKIGINTVIVGGKGEELRKLIQECRRLDLKYILSVPHDPDELHVYLNEVIGAESGERRAESNQITQLLNHLITHQPSPVSHEQRTMGHLGFYVNDEPEIVSFPMNKAHDIQRLIKDRFPEAATYMAVVRPQKVRDYASASDFFMMDQYPVPSMPMVWLSDSMDEAAAIVGSERIVSVIQAFGGGEEAKHGWPRLPTRQEMECLTFLSIVHGGRGVFFFTFSEIGKTEEGKNDIAHVVGRLNKLGSWLTIENIIKTAAKGPKAVHSSQLAAHSSSAISYEPSAMSQDQEAGVEVGMLSPYGMDQKGRPAIHAAIKKKGNQWLLVAVNVIGTSVEALIHTNMEKIKAAREIFSDMQYGVISGAIQARFKPYEVKVFLVEKTSEYVNK from the coding sequence ATGTTCAAATTAACCGGATTCATAATAACAGCCTTTTTTCTCGTAACCATTATAGCGCCTGTATATGCCGGTGCTGAGACAATTACAGTTGGCATGTACGGGGTGCCGTCAATAAAGAGCGTAAAGCCTGATACATATCAGAATCAGCTTAAAAAGGCAGGTGTGAATGCTGTTTTTGTGCCTGATGATGAAGAAACGATACGGTGGTTCAAGGAGAAGGGCTATAAAGTCTTTATCTCAATGAATGTCTTTGGCGGGACAGGGCCGTGGAAAAAGTACCCGGATTCAAGGCCGGTGAAAGAAAACGGTGAATTATTGGAAGAAGGGCATGGAGGGTATGGCGGCATATGCCCAACCCATGAAGCATGGCGGAAAGAGAGTTTAGACCATATAGAAAGTGTGTTGAGGCGTTTCGGGGGCAGCGATGGCGTTGACGGGATATGGCTTGATTTCATTCGTTATCCTGGGATGTGGGAAGTGGTCAATCCGGATATCCCTGATACATGTTACTGCAAGAGATGCCTGAGTAAATTCTATGAAGACAGGGGTCAAGGGGTCAAGGGGTCAAGAAGGGGTCAAGGGGAGGGGCGGAATAATTTAGAATTTAGAATTGAGAATTTAGAATTTAATAAAACAAAAGATAGTCAATCACGAATAACGAATTACGAATTACCAATCACGAATTACCAATCACCCATCACCCATCACCCATCACCCATCACTAATTACGAATGGATGGTATGGAAAAAGAAGCAGATCGCTTCATTTGTGATAGAGGCTAAGCGGATCATAGAGCGCTATTCAAAAGATAGGCCCATTAAACTGGGCCTTTTTATTGTTCCATGGACGAAAGGTGAAAGGCAGAACGATATATCTTTTAAGATTGCCCAGGACGCATTTGAACTATCAAAACATGTGGATGTCATATCTCCCATGGTATACCACAAAATGTGCGGGCAGGATGAATCGTGGGTCAGGAGGATGACAGAGTATTACAAAGAGACTGTATCGTGCGAGGTGTGGCCGATTGTTCAGTCACACGATTGTGAGCAGGGCGAATTTGCGAATGTGGTCAGATATGCCGGAGGGGCAGGGGCTGATGGTGTGCTTGTGCTGTCGTTCGGTGGTATGAAACCGGATTTGTGGAACGGTTTGAAGGCATTTAAAAAACCGAAAAATCTCTTCCCGGATATCTCACGCAAAGGTGACACTACTAAACACAGTTCACAGTTCACAGTTCACAGTTCACAGCAAGGGGAAGGGGAAGAAGATGTTCACAGTTCACAGTTCACAGTTCACAGCCCAGCGCCCAATCACTCAATCACTCAATCACTCAATCACTCATCGTCTATCACCCAGCGCCCAATCACTCAATCACTCTTATTACTAAAGACATTTGAGCACTACTATGTGAGGGATGAGTTTACGAGAAAGTCTATAGATGCTGTTGAAATAACGGCTGACTATGGCAGGGAGGGGAAGTGGGAAGTTGCACTGCCAAAGTGCAGGCCGGGGCAGGAGTATCTTTTTACAGGCTTGTTTTACAGGGATACATTTGAAAACGGAGTGTATGCACATGTAAGCATATGGGAGCAGAAGTTCCACATCAATGAACATTTATGGGCAGGCACCTTTCAGCCTATCCGTGTTTACGTGACCTGCCCCGACATATTAAAGGATTCAACATTTAAATTCATTAACAACAATCCAGGAACAACATTTTATATGGCGAAGCCGAAACTGTCAAAGACTGTTCACGGTTCACAGTTCACAGTTCACAGTTCATCACCTATAGCCTATAGCCCATTGCCTATAGCCGATCACCTATCACCCATCACCCAGAACCCAATAAACTCTGCAAACTCAATAAACTCCACAAACTCTACCTTCTTCCCCATCGGCGTTTATGGTGCGAATCTGAATAACCTGGAAGAGATAAAGAAAATCGGTATAAACACGGTTATTGTTGGTGGCAAAGGCGAAGAATTGAGAAAACTCATTCAGGAATGTCGGAGACTTGATTTAAAATACATTCTTTCTGTTCCACATGACCCGGATGAATTGCATGTATATCTGAATGAGGTAATCGGAGCGGAGAGCGGAGAGCGGAGAGCGGAGAGCAACCAAATCACTCAATTACTTAATCACTTAATCACCCATCAGCCATCACCCGTTAGCCATGAGCAAAGAACTATGGGCCATCTTGGATTCTATGTGAATGATGAGCCGGAGATTGTTTCGTTCCCCATGAATAAAGCTCATGACATCCAGAGATTGATAAAAGACCGGTTTCCGGAGGCTGCAACGTATATGGCCGTTGTCCGTCCACAGAAGGTCCGCGACTATGCATCGGCAAGTGATTTTTTTATGATGGACCAATACCCCGTGCCATCAATGCCGATGGTATGGCTTTCAGATTCAATGGATGAGGCTGCAGCAATTGTCGGGAGTGAAAGGATTGTATCCGTGATACAGGCATTCGGCGGGGGAGAAGAGGCTAAACACGGCTGGCCAAGGTTACCAACAAGACAGGAAATGGAATGCCTGACATTTTTATCCATTGTCCATGGAGGCAGAGGGGTATTTTTCTTTACATTTTCGGAGATTGGCAAAACAGAAGAAGGAAAGAACGATATTGCACATGTGGTGGGACGACTGAACAAACTGGGTTCATGGCTCACCATAGAGAATATCATAAAAACAGCGGCCAAGGGGCCAAAAGCTGTTCATAGTTCACAGTTGGCAGCTCACAGTTCATCAGCTATAAGCTATGAGCCAAGTGCCATGAGCCAGGATCAGGAGGCTGGGGTCGAGGTTGGTATGCTCTCACCATATGGAATGGATCAAAAGGGCAGACCGGCAATTCATGCCGCAATAAAGAAAAAGGGTAACCAGTGGCTGCTTGTAGCTGTGAATGTGATTGGTACAAGTGTGGAAGCGCTGATACATACAAATATGGAAAAAATCAAAGCTGCAAGAGAAATCTTCAGTGATATGCAATATGGTGTTATTAGTGGCGCCATCCAGGCCCGTTTTAAACCGTACGAAGTAAAAGTTTTCTTAGTAGAAAAGACAAGCGAATATGTGAATAAGTAA